Proteins encoded within one genomic window of Pseudorasbora parva isolate DD20220531a chromosome 3, ASM2467924v1, whole genome shotgun sequence:
- the rufy3 gene encoding protein RUFY3 isoform X4, giving the protein MSDLTPQSDAPTPTTDKITQAARETIYLCNFRVSVDGEWLCLRELNDISLTPDPEPAHEDPKDPIAIERLNLMNMAKLSIKGLIESALNLGRTLDSDYAPLQQFFVVMEHCLKHGLKSKKTFLGQNKSFWGPLELVEKLTPEAGEITASVKDLPGLKTPLGRGRAWLRLALMQKKLSDYMKTIINRKDLLSEFYEPNALMMEEEGAVIAGLLVGLNVIDANLCMKGEDLDSQVGVIDFSMYLKDGAHSSKSTEGDGQITAILDQKNYVEELNRHLSASVNNLQAKVDALEKSNTKLTEELAVANNRIITLQEDLERVKEESSYLVESSRKASRADGTANGQVLGETRKQLKEETQLRLDVEKELEVQIGMKQEMELSMKMLEKDICEKHDALVELRQQLDDLRTLNHELSVKSQSSETSTKQKSDIISRLEEKTNQMGSIIKQLESRCKKAERERDLADEANRLFKQEFGDKIASLQQEVEHLRRQRWLLEQEIKKCREHPGGHTSEALLGKTPPQRDTRQHVEDIKKELESVKKENKSSLSSSLTLSHEDEQNQSLCKDVDPSICPMCENQDSLTAPKRQCKNCSGVFCEKCMANELPLPSSINPEHVCDDCYSQLLQQYGSSPS; this is encoded by the exons ATCCCAAAGACCCTATTGCCATTGAGAGGCTTAACCTGATGAACATGGCCAAGCTGAGCATCAAGGGATTGATCGAATCTGCATTGAACCTGGGACGCACACTGGATTCAGACTATGCCCCGTTGCAGCAGTTTTTTGTCGTCATGGAGCACTGCCTGAAACACGGACTTAAAA GTAAGAAGACATTCCTTGGTCAAAATAAGTCTTTTTGGGGTCCTTTGGAGCTTGTAGAAAAGTTGACTCCAGAAGCTGGTGAGATCACAGCCAGTGTCAAAGACCTTCCTGGGCTCAA AACCCCGTTAGGAAGAGGCAGAGCATGGCTTCGCCTGGCCTTGATGCAGAAGAAGCTCTCAGATTACATGAAGACCATCATCAACCGAAAAGACCTTCTCAG TGAATTTTATGAGCCCAACGCTCTTATGATGGAAGAGGAAGGGGCAGTGATCGCTGGGCTGTTGGTGGGCCTGAATGTCATTGATGCTAACTTGTGTATGAAGGGAGAAGACTTAGATTCACAG GTTGGAGTCATAGATTTTTCCATGTATCTGAAAGATGGTGCGCATAGTAGCAAAAGCACAGAGGG CGATGGACAGATTACAGCTATTCTTGACCAAAAGAATTACGTGGAGGAACTAAACAGACATTTAAG TGCGTCAGTGAATAATCTGCAAGCCAAAGTGGATGCGCTTGAAAAGTCCAACACAAAACTTACAGAGGAG CTTGCTGTCGCAAACAACAGGATCATCACTCTGCAGGAGGACCTGGAAAGAGTGAAGGAGGAAAGTTCCTACTTAGTCGAGTCTAGTCGCAAG GCATCAAGGGCAGATGGTACTGCAAACGGTCAAGTTCTTGGGGAAACTCGCAAACAGCTCAAAGAGGAAACTCAGCTCAGACTG GATGTGGAGAAGGAGCTGGAGGTGCAAATAGGGATGAAGCAGGAGATGGAGTTGTCTATGAAGATGCTTGAGAAGGACATCTGTGAAAAACATGACGCTTTGGTGGAGCTCAGACAGCAGTTAGATGACCTGCGTACACTCAACCATGAGCTCTCCGTTAAGTCACAG AGCTCAGAGACCAGCACAAAACAGAAGAGTGACATCATCAGCCGCTTGGAGGAGAAAACAAACCAGATGGGGAGCATTATTAAACAGCTGGAGAGCAG ATGTAAGAAGGCAGAACGAGAGCGGGACCTGGCGGATGAGGCCAATCGACTGTTCAAGCAGGAGTTTGGGGACAAGATTGCGAGTCTGCAGCAAGAGGTTGAGCACTTACGACGGCAGAG GTGGCTTTTGGAACAAGAGATCAAGAAATGTAGAGAGCATCCTGGAGGCCATACTTCTGAAGCTCTGTTAGGAAAAACGCCTCCGCAGAGAGACACGAGACAGCATGTGGAGGACATCAAAAAG gaGTTAGAGTCtgtcaaaaaagaaaacaagtcAAGTCTAAGTTCCAGTTT GACACTGTCACATGAAGATGAACAG AACCAGTCTCTTTGTAAAGACGTTGACCCTTCCATCTGCCCAATGTGTGAAAATCAAGACTCCCTGACTGCACCCAAG AGGCAATGCAAGAACTGCAGTGGCGTGTTCTGTGAGAAGTGCATGGCTAATGAACTCCCTCTGCCCTCCTCCATCAACCCTGAGCATGTGTGTGACGACTGCTACTCACAGTTACTGCAGCAGTACGGGTCCTCCCCATCCTGA
- the grsf1 gene encoding G-rich sequence factor 1, whose protein sequence is MSAFSRSALLFSLVRCVRRQQQFPCLETLNHIKTAQVTARGRNVHSCSARYLADLEVKHPWTLYQRSLSTEAPSKEDEYPPLPEYTPDEEVRAKEVFIVQVRGLPWSCTPEDLMSFFSDCRIRGGVQGIHIIHNRNGRPTGQAFIELDHEEDVCKALDQHKHYLGQRYVEVYEITNKDAEAILKATQPITESDGVVRLRGLPFSCTEKDIIQFFSGLDIVEDGITIVLNRKGRNSGDAFVQFATKEIAEKALKKDREVIGNRYVEIFPSRKSEIQVQYGTARNESSASITGVEDMPRKMKPANSSPISATQNLIHMRGLPYEATGEDIVKFFAPIRLVKVLVEYSPNGRPTGEAEAYFKTHQDAVSAMSKDREYIQERYIELFLNSSASREEQ, encoded by the exons ATGTCTGCATTCAGTAGAAGCGCGCTTTTGTTCTCTCTTGTTCGTTGTGTCAGGAGACAGCAGCAGTTCCCATGCCTGGAGACCCTGAATCATATTAAAACTGCGCAGGTTACAGCACGAGGTCGAAATGTTCATTCATGTTCAGCGAGATATTTAGCAGACCTTGAAGTCAAGCATCCATGGACATTATATCAAAGAAGCCTGTCCACTGAG GCACCGTCCAAAGAAGATGAGTACCCACCTCTACCCGAATACACCCCTGATGAAGAGGTCCGTGCAAAGGAAGTGTTCATCGTCCAGGTCAGGGGGCTTCCCTGGTCATGTACTCCAGAGGACTTGATGAGCTTCTTTTCTG ATTGTAGGATTCGAGGTGGAGTTCAGGGGATCCATATAATTCACAACAGGAACGGCAGGCCGACAGGTCAGGCATTCATTGAGCTGGACCACGAGGAGGACGTTTGCAAAGCATTGGATCAGCACAAGCATTACCTGGGGCAGCGCTATGTTGAGG TGTATGAGATAACAAACAAAGATGCTGAAGCCATATTAAAGGCTACACAGCCGATTACGGAGTCAGATGGAGTGGTACGACTCAGAGGGCTTCCCTTCAGCTGTACAGAGAAAGACATCATTCAGTTTTTCTCTG GGTTGGATATTGTGGAAGATGGAATTACAATAGTCCTGAACAGGAAAGGAAGAAACTCAGGTGACGCTTTTGTGCAGTTTGCCACAAAGGAAATAGCTGAAAAGGCACTaaagaaagacagagaagtcATTGGAAACAG GTATGTTGAGATTTTTCCCAGCAGGAAAAGTGAGATCCAAGTCCAGTATGGAACAGCGCGAAATGAGTCTTCGGCTTCCATAACAGGAGTTGAGGACATGCCCCGCAAAATGAAACCGG CAAACAGCAGCCCAATATCAGCAACACAGAACCTCATTCACATGAGGGGTCTGCCATATGAAGCCACAGGAGAGGACATTGTAAAG TTTTTCGCTCCCATCAGACTGGTGAAGGTTCTTGTAGAGTACAGTCCCAACGGACGACCCACTGGTGAGGCAGAAGCCTACTTTAAAACACATCAGGATGCCGTTTCAGCCATGTCCAAAGACAGAGAGTATATAC AGGAGCGATATATTGAGTTGTTCCTGAATTCATCAGCATCAAGGGAAGAACAATAG
- the rufy3 gene encoding protein RUFY3 isoform X3 yields the protein MSDLTPQSDAPTPTTDKITQAARETIYLCNFRVSVDGEWLCLRELNDISLTPDPEPAHEDSWEDFTDLVEQMQMLDEFKDPKDPIAIERLNLMNMAKLSIKGLIESALNLGRTLDSDYAPLQQFFVVMEHCLKHGLKSKKTFLGQNKSFWGPLELVEKLTPEAGEITASVKDLPGLKTPLGRGRAWLRLALMQKKLSDYMKTIINRKDLLSEFYEPNALMMEEEGAVIAGLLVGLNVIDANLCMKGEDLDSQVGVIDFSMYLKDGAHSSKSTEGDGQITAILDQKNYVEELNRHLSASVNNLQAKVDALEKSNTKLTEELAVANNRIITLQEDLERVKEESSYLVESSRKASRADGTANGQVLGETRKQLKEETQLRLDVEKELEVQIGMKQEMELSMKMLEKDICEKHDALVELRQQLDDLRTLNHELSVKSQSSETSTKQKSDIISRLEEKTNQMGSIIKQLESRCKKAERERDLADEANRLFKQEFGDKIASLQQEVEHLRRQRWLLEQEIKKCREHPGGHTSEALLGKTPPQRDTRQHVEDIKKELESVKKENKSSLSSSLTLSHEDEQNQSLCKDVDPSICPMCENQDSLTAPKRQCKNCSGVFCEKCMANELPLPSSINPEHVCDDCYSQLLQQYGSSPS from the exons ACTCATGGGAGGATTTCACAGATTTGGTGGAGCAAATGCAAATGCTTGATGAGTTTAAAG ATCCCAAAGACCCTATTGCCATTGAGAGGCTTAACCTGATGAACATGGCCAAGCTGAGCATCAAGGGATTGATCGAATCTGCATTGAACCTGGGACGCACACTGGATTCAGACTATGCCCCGTTGCAGCAGTTTTTTGTCGTCATGGAGCACTGCCTGAAACACGGACTTAAAA GTAAGAAGACATTCCTTGGTCAAAATAAGTCTTTTTGGGGTCCTTTGGAGCTTGTAGAAAAGTTGACTCCAGAAGCTGGTGAGATCACAGCCAGTGTCAAAGACCTTCCTGGGCTCAA AACCCCGTTAGGAAGAGGCAGAGCATGGCTTCGCCTGGCCTTGATGCAGAAGAAGCTCTCAGATTACATGAAGACCATCATCAACCGAAAAGACCTTCTCAG TGAATTTTATGAGCCCAACGCTCTTATGATGGAAGAGGAAGGGGCAGTGATCGCTGGGCTGTTGGTGGGCCTGAATGTCATTGATGCTAACTTGTGTATGAAGGGAGAAGACTTAGATTCACAG GTTGGAGTCATAGATTTTTCCATGTATCTGAAAGATGGTGCGCATAGTAGCAAAAGCACAGAGGG CGATGGACAGATTACAGCTATTCTTGACCAAAAGAATTACGTGGAGGAACTAAACAGACATTTAAG TGCGTCAGTGAATAATCTGCAAGCCAAAGTGGATGCGCTTGAAAAGTCCAACACAAAACTTACAGAGGAG CTTGCTGTCGCAAACAACAGGATCATCACTCTGCAGGAGGACCTGGAAAGAGTGAAGGAGGAAAGTTCCTACTTAGTCGAGTCTAGTCGCAAG GCATCAAGGGCAGATGGTACTGCAAACGGTCAAGTTCTTGGGGAAACTCGCAAACAGCTCAAAGAGGAAACTCAGCTCAGACTG GATGTGGAGAAGGAGCTGGAGGTGCAAATAGGGATGAAGCAGGAGATGGAGTTGTCTATGAAGATGCTTGAGAAGGACATCTGTGAAAAACATGACGCTTTGGTGGAGCTCAGACAGCAGTTAGATGACCTGCGTACACTCAACCATGAGCTCTCCGTTAAGTCACAG AGCTCAGAGACCAGCACAAAACAGAAGAGTGACATCATCAGCCGCTTGGAGGAGAAAACAAACCAGATGGGGAGCATTATTAAACAGCTGGAGAGCAG ATGTAAGAAGGCAGAACGAGAGCGGGACCTGGCGGATGAGGCCAATCGACTGTTCAAGCAGGAGTTTGGGGACAAGATTGCGAGTCTGCAGCAAGAGGTTGAGCACTTACGACGGCAGAG GTGGCTTTTGGAACAAGAGATCAAGAAATGTAGAGAGCATCCTGGAGGCCATACTTCTGAAGCTCTGTTAGGAAAAACGCCTCCGCAGAGAGACACGAGACAGCATGTGGAGGACATCAAAAAG gaGTTAGAGTCtgtcaaaaaagaaaacaagtcAAGTCTAAGTTCCAGTTT GACACTGTCACATGAAGATGAACAG AACCAGTCTCTTTGTAAAGACGTTGACCCTTCCATCTGCCCAATGTGTGAAAATCAAGACTCCCTGACTGCACCCAAG AGGCAATGCAAGAACTGCAGTGGCGTGTTCTGTGAGAAGTGCATGGCTAATGAACTCCCTCTGCCCTCCTCCATCAACCCTGAGCATGTGTGTGACGACTGCTACTCACAGTTACTGCAGCAGTACGGGTCCTCCCCATCCTGA